Proteins from a single region of Crassaminicella profunda:
- the modA gene encoding molybdate ABC transporter substrate-binding protein — protein MKKIKGWALGICILMFLAIVLTGCSVKASEEENKQQEITVFAAASLTESMEEIVNQFEKENPHVKVNLHLAGSSQLRVQIEQGVKADLFLSANKKHYDALKNKDFVLEGKHFLSNSMVVMFPKNNPAKIKTLKDIEKTCKLIVAQEEVPAGQYARQIIHSLAGELGKKYEEKVLANVVSNENNVKQVVNKVVLGEGDAGIVYKSDITKNIKDKVNIVEIPVEHNVEAAYWMAVVKDSKENKDVQEFYEFLLKEGQGIFEKYGFEKIH, from the coding sequence ATGAAAAAAATTAAAGGATGGGCTCTTGGAATATGTATTTTGATGTTTTTAGCTATAGTACTTACTGGATGTAGTGTAAAAGCATCTGAAGAAGAAAATAAACAACAAGAAATCACTGTTTTTGCAGCGGCATCTTTAACAGAGAGTATGGAAGAAATAGTTAATCAGTTTGAAAAAGAAAATCCTCATGTAAAAGTGAACCTTCATTTAGCAGGTTCAAGCCAATTGAGAGTTCAAATTGAACAAGGTGTAAAAGCAGATTTGTTTCTATCAGCCAATAAAAAACATTATGATGCTTTAAAAAATAAAGATTTTGTTTTAGAAGGAAAGCATTTTTTAAGTAATTCTATGGTTGTAATGTTTCCAAAGAATAATCCAGCGAAAATAAAAACATTAAAGGATATAGAAAAAACTTGTAAGCTGATTGTTGCTCAAGAAGAAGTACCAGCAGGGCAATATGCAAGACAGATCATTCATTCGTTAGCTGGTGAACTTGGAAAAAAATATGAGGAAAAGGTATTAGCTAATGTTGTATCTAATGAAAACAATGTAAAACAAGTAGTCAATAAAGTCGTATTAGGAGAAGGGGATGCTGGTATTGTTTACAAATCGGATATTACAAAAAATATAAAAGATAAGGTAAACATAGTAGAAATTCCAGTAGAACATAATGTAGAAGCTGCTTATTGGATGGCAGTGGTAAAGGATTCTAAAGAGAATAAAGACGTTCAGGAGTTTTATGAATTTTTATTAAAAGAAGGTCAAGGGATTTTTGAAAAATATGGATTTGAGAAAATACACTAA
- a CDS encoding MOSC domain-containing protein produces MGKIVAVCISKKKGTAKINVGQAEMVENHGLKGDAHAGNWHRQVSLLSFEKIEAFKKKGALVEDGAFGENLIVEGIDLKELPIGTKLMVNNIELEVTQIGKECHSHCRIYETVGDCIMPREGIFARVLKGGMIKNGDEMKVVFTNEKN; encoded by the coding sequence ATGGGGAAAATTGTGGCCGTTTGTATAAGTAAAAAAAAAGGAACAGCTAAAATAAATGTAGGACAAGCTGAAATGGTTGAAAATCATGGGCTAAAGGGAGATGCTCATGCAGGAAATTGGCATAGACAGGTGAGTTTACTATCCTTTGAAAAAATAGAAGCTTTTAAAAAGAAAGGTGCCTTAGTAGAGGATGGAGCCTTTGGAGAAAATCTTATTGTTGAAGGAATCGATCTAAAGGAATTACCTATTGGAACAAAATTGATGGTGAATAATATAGAATTAGAGGTGACACAAATAGGAAAAGAGTGTCATAGCCATTGCCGCATTTATGAGACTGTAGGAGATTGTATTATGCCAAGAGAAGGAATTTTTGCACGTGTTCTAAAGGGTGGGATGATAAAAAACGGAGATGAGATGAAGGTGGTTTTTACGAATGAAAAAAATTAA
- the moaA gene encoding GTP 3',8-cyclase MoaA, whose product MIDQFGRNINYFRISVTDQCNLRCIYCMPDKGIDFLQEEKLLSFDEIYRIVKIGASLGISKVRITGGEPLTREGLPKLIQKIKTLPQIEEVCLTTNGILLEKYIDELIKAGLDRVNISLDTLQHERYKQMTRGGNIEEVIRGIKLSLDGGIKRVRLNIVIIKEENDDEIMDFVELAEKNPIDIRFIELMPIGEGKQFKSVSNDEVKEIIMKERELIPYIAKNKSLGPAAYFKTPNSKGMVGFISPMSHIFCSQCNRMRLTSEGFLRQCLHWKDGIDLRKMMRDGMEDKQLKKIIAKGVYKKPNEHGFKKDCIDEDSKRMFQIGG is encoded by the coding sequence ATGATTGACCAATTTGGGAGAAATATAAATTATTTTAGAATTTCAGTAACAGATCAATGTAATCTAAGATGCATATATTGTATGCCAGATAAAGGGATTGACTTTTTACAGGAAGAAAAACTTTTAAGCTTTGATGAGATTTATAGGATTGTAAAGATTGGAGCAAGTTTAGGAATTTCTAAAGTACGTATTACTGGTGGAGAACCCCTTACAAGAGAGGGTCTTCCTAAACTGATTCAAAAGATTAAAACATTACCTCAAATTGAAGAAGTTTGTCTTACAACCAATGGAATTCTTTTAGAAAAGTATATAGATGAATTAATAAAAGCAGGATTAGACCGGGTGAATATAAGTTTAGATACATTACAGCATGAAAGATATAAACAAATGACTAGGGGTGGAAATATAGAAGAGGTCATAAGAGGCATAAAGCTGTCATTAGATGGAGGAATAAAAAGGGTAAGGCTGAATATAGTTATAATCAAAGAAGAAAATGATGATGAAATAATGGACTTTGTAGAATTAGCAGAAAAAAATCCTATAGATATTCGTTTTATTGAGTTAATGCCTATTGGAGAAGGAAAACAATTTAAATCTGTATCGAATGATGAAGTAAAAGAAATTATCATGAAGGAAAGAGAATTGATTCCATATATAGCAAAAAATAAAAGCTTAGGACCAGCAGCATATTTTAAAACACCTAATAGTAAAGGAATGGTTGGATTTATTAGTCCTATGAGTCACATTTTTTGTAGTCAATGTAATCGAATGAGATTGACTTCAGAAGGATTTTTAAGACAGTGTCTTCACTGGAAAGATGGAATAGATTTAAGAAAGATGATGCGAGATGGCATGGAAGATAAACAGCTAAAAAAAATCATTGCAAAAGGAGTTTACAAAAAACCAAATGAACATGGATTTAAAAAAGATTGTATAGATGAAGATTCTAAGAGAATGTTTCAAATTGGGGGTTAA
- a CDS encoding ABC transporter permease translates to MEREPMNKHLFKMILATITTICVLFLCSPAIELFKFCFSKSIFLIFDSFVLQAIIVSLKSTIIALIIIIIMGIPTAYYMANYSFLGKGLIEIILELPLVLPPAVAGILLLITFGRNGHIGRYLAVLGIQLPFSFTAVVMAQLFVSLPIFIKTSKEGFEKVDCELKNAGAALGLSEWQVFKYITLPLSKNTLLVGAVLSWARSLAEFGATILFAGNLAGKTQTLPLAIYIAMEKDLNLSMSIAVCLVVISVGVLVIVKGIHKKEIF, encoded by the coding sequence GTGGAACGTGAACCTATGAATAAGCATTTATTTAAAATGATTTTGGCAACAATCACAACTATTTGTGTTTTATTTTTATGTAGTCCAGCCATAGAGCTTTTTAAGTTTTGTTTTAGTAAGTCTATTTTTTTGATTTTTGATAGTTTTGTCTTACAAGCAATCATAGTCAGTTTAAAAAGTACCATCATTGCATTAATTATAATAATTATAATGGGAATCCCTACTGCTTACTATATGGCTAATTATTCATTTTTAGGAAAAGGACTTATTGAGATTATTTTAGAGTTACCTCTTGTACTTCCTCCAGCTGTAGCAGGAATTTTACTTTTAATCACTTTTGGAAGAAATGGACATATAGGAAGATATTTAGCTGTTTTGGGCATTCAACTTCCTTTTTCCTTTACAGCTGTAGTAATGGCCCAATTATTTGTTTCATTGCCTATTTTTATAAAAACATCTAAAGAAGGGTTTGAAAAGGTTGATTGTGAGCTAAAGAATGCAGGAGCTGCATTAGGGCTTTCAGAGTGGCAGGTTTTTAAATATATTACTCTTCCTCTAAGTAAAAATACATTGTTAGTAGGAGCTGTTCTTTCTTGGGCGAGGTCTCTTGCAGAGTTTGGTGCAACCATTTTGTTCGCAGGGAATTTAGCAGGAAAAACACAGACGTTGCCCTTAGCAATTTATATAGCTATGGAAAAGGATTTAAATTTATCTATGAGTATTGCTGTATGCTTAGTTGTTATATCTGTTGGTGTATTGGTAATTGTAAAAGGGATTCATAAAAAGGAGATATTTTAA
- the moaC gene encoding cyclic pyranopterin monophosphate synthase MoaC: MDHKLTHFDEEGKAVMVDVSEKSATKRTAIARGTVKMSPKTLELIEEGKMGKGDVLGVARVAGIMAAKKTWEMIPMCHPIMLTGCEVAFFIDQEKSQIIIEAMAKTTGKTGVEMEALTMVSAIGLTIYDMCKAVDKKMVIGDIHLVKKTGGKSGT; this comes from the coding sequence ATGGATCATAAATTGACACATTTTGATGAAGAAGGAAAAGCAGTTATGGTGGATGTTAGTGAAAAATCAGCTACCAAAAGAACGGCTATTGCTAGAGGAACTGTAAAAATGAGTCCTAAAACATTAGAGCTGATTGAAGAAGGAAAAATGGGCAAAGGAGATGTCTTAGGGGTTGCTAGGGTTGCAGGAATTATGGCAGCAAAAAAAACGTGGGAGATGATCCCTATGTGTCATCCCATAATGCTTACAGGATGTGAAGTAGCATTTTTTATTGATCAGGAAAAATCTCAGATTATCATAGAAGCAATGGCAAAGACCACTGGAAAAACAGGCGTGGAAATGGAAGCTTTAACCATGGTTTCCGCTATAGGTTTAACCATTTATGATATGTGTAAAGCAGTAGATAAAAAAATGGTCATAGGAGATATTCATTTGGTGAAAAAAACAGGAGGAAAAAGTGGAACGTGA